A window of the Proteus terrae subsp. cibarius genome harbors these coding sequences:
- the pheS gene encoding phenylalanine--tRNA ligase subunit alpha, whose product MPHLAELVAQAKAAIEEAQDVAALDSVRVEYLGKKGHLTLQMSTLRDLPAEDRPAAGAVINQAKQEVQQALNTRKDYLESALLNERLSAEKIDVSLPGRRIENGGLHPVTRTIERIETFFGELGFSVESGPEIEDDYHNFDALNIPAHHPARADHDTFWFDAKRLLRTQTSGVQIRTMQDKQPPIRIIAPGRVYRNDYDQTHTPMFHQIEGLIVDKDISFTNLKGTLHDFLKNFFEEDMEIRFRPSYFPFTEPSAEVDVMGKNGKWLEVLGCGMVHPNVLRNVGIDPEVYSGFAFGMGMERLTMLRYGVTDLRSFFENDLRFLKQFK is encoded by the coding sequence ATGCCACATCTCGCTGAACTCGTTGCTCAAGCTAAAGCAGCTATCGAAGAGGCACAGGATGTTGCTGCGCTGGATTCGGTTCGTGTTGAATACTTGGGGAAAAAAGGTCATTTAACGCTTCAGATGTCCACGCTGCGCGACTTACCCGCGGAAGATCGTCCAGCTGCAGGGGCTGTCATTAATCAGGCTAAACAAGAGGTTCAGCAAGCGCTGAATACTCGTAAAGATTATCTTGAATCAGCATTATTAAACGAACGTTTATCTGCTGAGAAAATCGATGTGTCTTTGCCTGGTCGCCGTATTGAAAACGGTGGTCTACACCCAGTAACTCGTACAATTGAACGTATTGAAACTTTCTTTGGCGAATTAGGGTTTTCTGTAGAATCTGGCCCTGAAATTGAAGATGATTATCATAACTTTGATGCGTTGAATATTCCTGCTCATCACCCAGCAAGAGCCGACCACGATACTTTTTGGTTTGATGCAAAACGTTTACTACGTACACAAACATCAGGTGTACAAATTCGTACCATGCAAGATAAACAGCCACCTATTCGCATCATCGCACCAGGTCGCGTATATCGTAATGACTACGATCAGACTCACACACCAATGTTCCATCAAATTGAAGGTTTAATTGTTGATAAAGACATTAGCTTTACCAATTTAAAAGGAACACTACACGATTTCCTGAAAAACTTTTTTGAAGAAGATATGGAAATTCGTTTCCGTCCTTCTTATTTTCCATTCACAGAGCCTTCTGCAGAAGTCGATGTAATGGGTAAGAATGGTAAATGGTTAGAAGTGTTGGGTTGCGGTATGGTTCACCCAAATGTATTACGTAATGTAGGGATTGATCCTGAAGTTTATTCAGGCTTTGCGTTCGGTATGGGTATGGAACGTCTGACCATGTTACGTTACGGTGTCACTGACTTGCGTTCATTCTTCGAAAACGATCTTCGTTTCCTCAAACAGTTTAAATAA
- the rpmI gene encoding 50S ribosomal protein L35 yields MPKIKTVRGAAKRFKKTAGGGFKRKHANLRHILTKKSTKRKRHLRPKGMVSKGDLGLVVACLPYA; encoded by the coding sequence ATGCCAAAGATTAAAACAGTACGCGGCGCAGCTAAGCGCTTTAAAAAAACAGCTGGTGGTGGCTTCAAGCGCAAGCATGCTAACCTCCGTCACATTCTGACTAAAAAATCAACTAAGCGTAAACGTCATTTACGTCCAAAAGGCATGGTCTCTAAAGGAGATTTAGGTCTGGTCGTAGCTTGCTTACCATACGCATAA
- the rplT gene encoding 50S ribosomal protein L20, whose translation MARAKRGVIARARHKKILKQAKGYYGARSRVYRVAFQAVIKAGQYAYRDRRQKKRQFRQLWIARINAAARQNGMSYSRFINGLKKASIEIDRKILADIAVFDKVAFAALVEKAKGALA comes from the coding sequence ATGGCTCGTGCTAAACGTGGTGTTATCGCCCGTGCTCGTCACAAGAAAATTTTAAAGCAAGCTAAAGGTTATTACGGTGCACGTTCACGTGTATATCGTGTAGCTTTCCAGGCTGTAATCAAAGCTGGTCAATATGCGTACCGTGACCGTCGTCAGAAAAAACGTCAGTTCCGTCAGCTGTGGATCGCGCGTATCAACGCAGCAGCTCGTCAGAACGGTATGTCTTATAGCCGTTTCATCAATGGTCTGAAAAAAGCATCCATTGAAATCGACCGTAAGATTCTGGCTGACATCGCTGTATTCGACAAAGTAGCATTCGCTGCTTTAGTTGAAAAAGCGAAAGGTGCTCTGGCTTAA
- the pheT gene encoding phenylalanine--tRNA ligase subunit beta, with product MKFSELWLREWVNPAISSEALSEQLTMAGLEVDGVEAVAGDFHGVFVGEVVECGQHPNADKLRVTKVNVGGDRLLDIVCGAPNCRQGLKVAVATVGAVLPGDFKIKAAKLRGEPSEGMLCSFSELAISENHEGIIELPADAPIGMDIREYLKLNDNAIEISITPNRADCLGILGVARDIAVINKMECQVPDMSPVAATSSATFPVRVEAPEACPRYLGRVFTNMNVKAKTPLWMQEKLRRGGIRSIDPIVDITNLILLEMGQPLHAFDLDRVEGAVVVRMGKDGEKLTLLDGNEITLKDDVLVIADEKQALGMAGIFGGESSGVNEETKNVFLECAFFSPLSITGRARRYGLHTDASHRFERGVDSELQYNAIERATKLLLEICGGEVGEVIDVTNKAHLPNIAPVKLTRKKLDRLLGHVIDDAQVLDSLTRLGFKVSVENDGWLATVPSWRFDVQIEEDLIEEVARIYGYNNIPDVPLRADLVMTNHREANLSLKRVKTMLVDNGFQEAITYSFVDPKIQSLLHPNEEALILPNPISADMSAMRLSLLTGLLTTTVYNQNRQQSRVRLFEAGLRFVPDNQAEYGIRQELMLAGVIAGNRYEEHWNLDKQTVDFFDLKGNIESILELTGQLDEITFKPASHSALHPGQSAGIYLRNEYIGCIGVVHPELERKLDLNGRTVVFEIRWNAIANRSLPQAKAVSRYPSNRRDIAVVVPNDVAAEDILAECKKVGGNQIVGINLFDVYCGKGVAEGYKSLAISIILQDIEHTLEEDEIAATVSNCVAALKQRFQASLRD from the coding sequence ATGAAATTCAGTGAACTTTGGTTACGTGAGTGGGTAAACCCAGCGATTAGTAGCGAAGCGCTTTCTGAACAACTGACAATGGCAGGCCTTGAAGTTGACGGCGTTGAAGCTGTTGCTGGTGATTTTCACGGTGTGTTTGTAGGTGAAGTTGTTGAATGTGGACAACATCCTAATGCCGATAAATTACGTGTAACGAAAGTTAACGTAGGCGGTGATAGATTACTCGATATCGTTTGTGGTGCACCTAACTGCCGCCAAGGGCTAAAAGTTGCGGTAGCAACAGTTGGTGCTGTATTACCTGGCGATTTTAAAATTAAAGCAGCAAAACTGCGTGGCGAACCTTCTGAAGGCATGCTGTGCTCATTTTCTGAATTAGCAATTTCAGAAAATCATGAAGGTATTATTGAATTACCTGCTGATGCGCCTATTGGCATGGATATTCGTGAATATTTAAAATTAAATGATAATGCGATTGAAATTAGCATTACACCAAACCGTGCTGATTGCTTAGGTATTTTAGGTGTTGCTCGTGATATCGCTGTAATCAACAAAATGGAATGCCAAGTACCTGATATGTCGCCTGTTGCGGCTACATCATCAGCAACATTCCCTGTACGTGTTGAAGCACCAGAGGCGTGTCCACGTTATTTAGGTCGTGTTTTCACCAATATGAATGTGAAAGCAAAAACACCTTTATGGATGCAAGAAAAGTTACGTCGTGGTGGCATTCGTTCTATTGACCCAATTGTTGATATTACCAACTTAATTTTACTTGAAATGGGTCAACCGTTGCATGCGTTCGATCTTGATCGCGTTGAAGGTGCTGTAGTTGTTCGTATGGGTAAAGATGGTGAAAAACTGACTTTACTTGATGGTAATGAAATTACATTAAAAGATGATGTATTAGTTATTGCTGACGAAAAACAAGCATTGGGTATGGCAGGTATTTTCGGTGGTGAATCATCAGGTGTTAATGAAGAAACGAAAAATGTCTTCTTAGAGTGTGCATTCTTCTCTCCATTATCTATCACAGGCCGTGCACGTCGTTATGGCTTGCATACTGATGCCTCTCATCGTTTTGAGCGTGGCGTTGATTCTGAGCTACAATACAACGCAATTGAGCGTGCAACGAAATTACTGCTAGAAATTTGCGGTGGTGAAGTCGGTGAAGTGATTGATGTAACCAATAAAGCACATTTACCAAATATTGCACCAGTCAAATTAACACGTAAAAAATTAGACCGTTTATTAGGTCACGTGATTGATGATGCACAAGTTCTGGACTCATTAACTCGCTTAGGTTTCAAAGTTTCTGTTGAAAATGACGGCTGGTTAGCAACAGTTCCTTCATGGCGTTTTGATGTTCAAATTGAAGAAGATCTAATTGAAGAAGTTGCTCGTATTTATGGCTACAACAATATTCCAGATGTGCCATTACGCGCTGACTTGGTGATGACCAATCACCGTGAAGCAAACTTATCATTAAAACGCGTTAAAACAATGCTAGTAGACAATGGCTTCCAAGAAGCAATTACTTATAGCTTTGTTGATCCTAAGATCCAATCTTTATTACATCCAAATGAAGAAGCATTAATTCTGCCTAATCCAATTTCAGCGGATATGTCAGCAATGAGACTGTCTCTACTAACCGGATTATTGACTACAACTGTATATAATCAGAACCGTCAACAATCTAGAGTTAGGTTATTTGAAGCAGGTCTGCGTTTTGTTCCTGATAATCAAGCAGAATATGGAATACGTCAGGAACTTATGTTAGCTGGTGTGATCGCGGGCAACCGTTATGAAGAACATTGGAATTTAGATAAGCAAACTGTTGATTTCTTTGATTTGAAAGGTAATATTGAATCAATTCTGGAATTGACAGGCCAGCTAGATGAAATTACATTTAAACCAGCTAGTCATTCAGCACTTCATCCGGGACAAAGTGCTGGGATTTATCTGAGAAATGAATATATTGGCTGTATTGGCGTTGTTCATCCAGAGCTTGAACGTAAACTTGACTTAAACGGTCGTACGGTAGTATTCGAAATACGTTGGAATGCAATTGCAAATCGCAGTTTACCACAAGCAAAAGCAGTTTCTCGTTACCCTTCGAATCGTAGAGATATCGCTGTAGTTGTTCCGAATGATGTTGCTGCAGAAGATATTTTAGCCGAATGTAAGAAAGTTGGCGGAAATCAAATAGTTGGCATAAACTTATTTGACGTGTATTGTGGTAAGGGAGTAGCAGAGGGCTATAAAAGCCTCGCTATTAGCATAATCTTGCAGGATATCGAGCATACACTGGAAGAAGATGAGATTGCTGCAACAGTGAGTAACTGTGTAGCAGCATTGAAACAGCGATTCCAAGCATCCTTGAGGGACTAG
- a CDS encoding transglycosylase SLT domain-containing protein translates to MKVKIIFSLVILLLAGCADHARQPIQKETSRFLSQKTVENRVNNASISTAQWKSTPFDNHIQQASSRYDVDETLIKAIIQVESNFRPEVISKSNAVGLMQIKASTAGRDVYQNRGKAGQPTTAQLKDPAINIDLGTAYIQLLRERHLAGIADPETLYYATILAYVNGAGALLRTFDKNRDNAIAKINSMSADDFYRYVEKNHPASQAPRYLAKVRAAYHAGDN, encoded by the coding sequence GTGAAAGTAAAAATCATCTTTTCTTTGGTAATTTTGCTTCTTGCTGGTTGTGCGGATCATGCTCGTCAACCTATTCAAAAAGAAACATCACGATTTTTAAGCCAAAAAACAGTAGAGAACCGCGTTAATAATGCTTCAATCTCAACGGCTCAATGGAAATCAACACCTTTTGATAACCATATACAGCAAGCATCAAGCCGTTACGATGTTGATGAAACATTAATTAAGGCGATTATCCAAGTTGAATCAAACTTTAGACCTGAAGTGATTAGCAAATCAAATGCAGTTGGATTAATGCAAATTAAAGCATCAACTGCGGGAAGAGATGTTTACCAAAATAGAGGCAAGGCAGGGCAGCCAACAACAGCTCAATTAAAAGATCCAGCCATTAATATCGATTTAGGTACAGCTTATATTCAATTATTAAGAGAACGTCATCTTGCCGGAATTGCTGATCCTGAAACGCTTTATTATGCGACTATCCTTGCTTATGTGAATGGCGCTGGTGCGTTGTTAAGAACATTTGATAAGAATAGGGATAATGCTATCGCTAAAATTAATTCAATGAGCGCGGATGATTTTTATCGTTATGTTGAAAAAAATCATCCAGCATCTCAAGCACCACGTTATTTAGCTAAAGTGAGAGCGGCGTACCATGCAGGGGATAATTAA
- the infC gene encoding translation initiation factor IF-3: protein MKGGKRIQSTRQNRINGEIRAHEVRLTGLDGEQIGVVSLKEALEKAEEAGADLVEISPNAEPPVCRIMDYGKFLYEKSKTLKEQKKKQKVIQVKEVKFRPGTDEGDYQVKLRNLIRFLEDGDKAKVTLRFRGREMAHQQIGMEMLNRIREDLDELAAVESFPNKIEGRQMIMVLAPKKK from the coding sequence ATTAAAGGCGGAAAAAGAATTCAATCAACGCGTCAGAATCGCATCAATGGTGAGATTCGCGCTCATGAAGTTCGTTTAACAGGTTTAGATGGCGAACAGATTGGAGTTGTTAGTCTGAAAGAGGCTCTTGAGAAAGCCGAGGAAGCAGGAGCTGATTTAGTTGAAATTAGTCCTAATGCCGAGCCGCCGGTTTGTCGTATTATGGACTACGGCAAATTCCTCTATGAGAAAAGTAAGACTCTCAAAGAACAGAAAAAGAAACAAAAAGTTATTCAGGTTAAGGAAGTTAAATTCCGTCCTGGTACAGATGAAGGCGACTATCAGGTCAAACTACGCAACCTGATTCGTTTTCTTGAAGATGGCGATAAAGCCAAAGTCACACTGCGTTTCCGTGGTCGTGAAATGGCACACCAACAAATCGGTATGGAAATGCTTAACCGTATCCGTGAAGATTTGGATGAACTGGCTGCTGTTGAATCTTTCCCTAATAAGATTGAAGGGCGTCAGATGATCATGGTGTTAGCGCCGAAGAAGAAATAG
- the ihfA gene encoding integration host factor subunit alpha, translating into MALTKAEMAENLFEKLGVSKRDAKDLVESFFEEVRRSLENGEQVKLSGFGNFDLRDKNQRPGRNPKTGEDIPITARRVVTFRPGQKLKSRVESATPKE; encoded by the coding sequence ATGGCGCTTACAAAAGCTGAAATGGCAGAAAATCTGTTTGAAAAACTTGGTGTTAGCAAACGCGATGCAAAAGACCTTGTAGAATCCTTTTTTGAGGAAGTGCGTCGTTCTCTTGAAAATGGAGAACAGGTGAAGCTGTCTGGATTCGGAAACTTTGACCTGCGTGATAAAAATCAGCGCCCAGGTCGTAATCCGAAAACTGGGGAAGACATTCCTATTACAGCTCGCCGTGTTGTTACTTTCCGCCCAGGACAAAAGTTAAAAAGCCGGGTTGAAAGCGCAACACCAAAAGAATAA
- a CDS encoding tRNA-binding protein translates to MTDLIEWGDFLRVDMRVGTIISAEINKKANKPAYVMEVDLGELGIKRSSAQITVNYTPEELVGRRILCVCNFPVKRIAGIKSEVLITGAPDETGAIVLAEFNLPLPNGSRLA, encoded by the coding sequence ATGACAGATTTAATTGAATGGGGTGATTTTCTACGTGTAGATATGCGAGTAGGAACGATTATTAGCGCAGAAATAAATAAGAAAGCTAATAAGCCGGCTTATGTTATGGAAGTCGATTTGGGCGAATTAGGCATAAAGCGTTCAAGTGCTCAAATTACGGTAAACTATACACCCGAAGAGCTTGTTGGTCGTCGTATTTTATGTGTATGTAATTTTCCAGTTAAACGTATTGCAGGTATAAAATCTGAAGTTTTAATTACAGGGGCACCTGACGAAACAGGGGCAATAGTATTGGCTGAGTTTAACTTACCTTTACCAAATGGCTCTCGTTTGGCTTAA
- a CDS encoding MarC family NAAT transporter, with product MHSVYQFFQAIGLGLILLLPLTNPLTTVALWLGLSGNMTKEQRNQQSLMACVYIFLIMTIAFYAGRIIMTTFGISIPGLRIAGGMIVAFIGFSMLFPNTPNVDDPISDDNNPHRNPKETNIAFVPLAMPSTAGPGTIAMIISTAASIPSRTDIAQWVLYIAPVTSFFLISVIVWVSLRGSTRIMKYLGHSGIDAISRVMGFLLICMGVQFMINGVLEIIADLPALLKQAQAAANLPD from the coding sequence ATGCACTCTGTTTACCAGTTTTTTCAGGCTATCGGTCTTGGTCTTATTTTGCTTTTGCCTTTAACTAATCCATTAACGACTGTCGCTCTTTGGCTTGGCCTTTCAGGCAATATGACAAAGGAACAACGTAATCAACAATCGTTAATGGCGTGTGTATATATTTTCCTCATTATGACCATCGCGTTCTATGCGGGGCGGATCATAATGACAACTTTTGGTATTTCTATCCCCGGTCTTCGTATTGCAGGCGGAATGATAGTTGCCTTTATTGGCTTTAGTATGTTGTTTCCAAACACACCTAATGTCGATGATCCTATTTCAGACGATAATAACCCACATCGTAATCCTAAAGAGACTAATATTGCCTTTGTTCCTTTAGCAATGCCAAGTACAGCAGGCCCCGGAACGATTGCAATGATAATCAGTACAGCAGCTTCAATCCCATCACGTACTGATATTGCACAATGGGTATTATATATTGCTCCTGTGACAAGCTTCTTTTTAATTAGCGTTATCGTTTGGGTATCACTTCGTGGCTCTACCCGCATTATGAAATATTTAGGCCACAGTGGTATTGACGCTATTTCTCGCGTAATGGGATTTTTATTAATCTGTATGGGCGTTCAGTTTATGATCAATGGTGTCCTTGAAATTATTGCTGATTTGCCTGCTTTATTAAAACAAGCTCAAGCTGCCGCTAATTTGCCAGATTAA
- a CDS encoding GNAT family N-acetyltransferase, which translates to MKKITEWTTLEGKLVRLVPLSIEHYSELHELIEKDRPDELWYTTVPSVTDLQRDIEHKLQLQQKGLMLPFTIISKANNRVVGITTFMNIDSQTPRLEIGSTWYAKEVQRTGINTEAKYLLLKYALEDLQCIAVEFRTHILNQTSRRAIERLGAKLDGILRNHRLTTGGQKRDTCVYSITDYDWGSVKVHLEWLMKKY; encoded by the coding sequence ATGAAAAAGATAACAGAGTGGACAACACTGGAAGGAAAACTTGTACGTTTAGTGCCTCTTAGCATAGAACACTATTCAGAACTCCATGAGCTAATTGAAAAAGATAGACCCGATGAGCTTTGGTATACCACCGTTCCTTCAGTAACAGATTTACAACGCGATATTGAGCATAAACTTCAATTGCAACAAAAAGGGTTAATGTTACCTTTTACCATAATTTCGAAAGCGAATAACCGTGTAGTTGGCATAACAACCTTTATGAATATTGATAGTCAAACACCAAGATTAGAAATTGGTTCAACATGGTATGCCAAAGAAGTACAAAGAACAGGAATAAACACAGAAGCTAAATACCTCTTACTTAAATATGCCTTAGAAGATTTACAGTGTATTGCTGTTGAATTTCGTACTCATATATTAAATCAAACTAGCCGTAGAGCGATTGAACGACTTGGCGCAAAACTGGATGGTATTTTGCGTAATCATAGATTAACAACAGGTGGTCAAAAAAGAGATACTTGCGTTTATAGCATTACTGATTACGACTGGGGATCGGTAAAAGTGCATTTAGAATGGCTTATGAAAAAATACTAA
- the thrS gene encoding threonine--tRNA ligase, which translates to MPIITLPDGSQRQFENAVSVMDVAADIGPGLAKACIAGRVNGELVDACELIEQDSNLAIITAKDDEGLEIIRHSCAHLLGHAIKQLWPHTKMAIGPVIENGFYYDVDLDHSLTQEDLDALEKRMLELAKTDYDVIKKRVSWAEARETFVSRGEDYKVAILDENISQDSQPGLYHHQEYVDMCRGPHVPNMRFCHNFKLQKIAGAYWRGNSDNKMLQRIYGTAWADKKQLKAYLDRLEEAAKRDHRKIGKQLDLYHMQEEAPGMAFWHNDGWTIFRELETFVRCKLKEYDYQEVKGPFMMDRVLWEKTGHWENYKENMFTTSSENREYCIKPMNCPGHVQIFKQGLRSYRDLPLRMAEFGSCHRNEPSGALHGLMRVRGFTQDDAHIFCTEEQILSEVNDCIKLIYDVYSTFGFEKIVVKLSTRPEKRIGEDALWDVAEADLAKALTDNNIEFEYQPGEGAFYGPKIEFTLYDCLDRAWQCGTVQLDFSLPGRLGASYVAENNERKVPVMLHRAVLGSLERFIGILTEEYAGFFPTWLAPQQVVVMNITDGQADYVQKLVKELQDAGIRAKADLRNEKIGFKIREHTLRRVPYMLVCGDKEVESGKVAVRTRRGKDLGSIDVNEFKEKLLQEIRSRSLHQLEE; encoded by the coding sequence ATGCCAATTATTACTCTTCCTGACGGAAGCCAACGTCAATTTGAAAATGCAGTTTCTGTCATGGATGTCGCTGCAGATATCGGCCCTGGACTTGCGAAAGCATGTATTGCAGGCCGTGTTAATGGTGAGCTGGTGGATGCTTGTGAATTAATCGAGCAGGATTCAAATCTGGCGATTATCACCGCAAAAGATGATGAAGGTCTTGAGATTATTCGTCACTCTTGTGCCCACTTATTGGGACATGCAATCAAACAATTATGGCCACACACCAAAATGGCGATTGGTCCTGTTATTGAAAATGGATTCTACTATGATGTGGATTTAGACCATTCTCTAACACAGGAAGATTTAGACGCTCTAGAAAAACGCATGCTAGAGTTGGCTAAAACAGATTATGACGTTATTAAAAAACGCGTAAGCTGGGCTGAAGCTCGTGAAACATTTGTTTCTCGTGGTGAAGACTATAAAGTTGCTATTCTTGACGAAAATATTAGCCAAGATTCTCAACCAGGTCTTTATCATCACCAAGAATATGTTGATATGTGCCGTGGACCACACGTTCCAAACATGCGTTTCTGTCATAACTTCAAATTGCAGAAAATCGCAGGTGCGTATTGGCGTGGTAACAGCGACAATAAAATGCTACAACGCATTTATGGTACAGCTTGGGCTGATAAGAAACAGTTAAAAGCTTACCTAGATCGCTTAGAAGAAGCAGCTAAACGTGACCACCGTAAAATTGGTAAACAGCTTGATTTATATCATATGCAAGAAGAAGCGCCAGGTATGGCTTTCTGGCATAATGATGGCTGGACTATTTTCCGAGAGTTAGAAACATTTGTACGTTGTAAATTAAAAGAATATGATTACCAAGAAGTAAAAGGTCCATTTATGATGGATCGTGTTCTTTGGGAAAAAACAGGTCACTGGGAAAACTACAAAGAAAACATGTTCACAACATCTTCAGAGAACCGTGAATATTGTATTAAACCAATGAACTGTCCTGGTCACGTACAAATCTTCAAACAAGGTTTACGTTCTTACCGTGATTTGCCATTACGTATGGCTGAATTCGGTAGTTGCCATCGTAATGAACCATCTGGTGCATTGCATGGTTTAATGCGTGTTCGTGGCTTTACACAAGACGATGCGCATATCTTCTGTACTGAAGAACAAATTTTAAGTGAAGTAAATGACTGCATCAAATTGATTTATGATGTATATTCTACTTTCGGATTTGAAAAAATCGTTGTTAAGTTGTCAACTCGCCCAGAAAAACGTATTGGTGAAGATGCATTATGGGATGTTGCTGAAGCAGACTTAGCAAAAGCCTTAACTGATAACAATATTGAATTTGAATATCAGCCAGGTGAAGGGGCGTTTTACGGCCCTAAAATTGAATTTACACTTTACGATTGTTTAGATCGTGCATGGCAGTGTGGTACAGTACAATTAGACTTCTCACTACCAGGTCGTTTAGGCGCATCTTATGTTGCCGAAAACAACGAGCGTAAAGTACCTGTTATGTTACACCGAGCAGTGCTAGGATCCTTAGAACGTTTTATTGGTATTCTGACAGAAGAATACGCAGGATTCTTCCCAACTTGGTTAGCACCACAGCAGGTTGTCGTGATGAATATCACGGATGGACAGGCTGATTATGTACAAAAACTCGTCAAAGAATTGCAAGATGCCGGAATTCGTGCAAAAGCAGACTTGAGAAATGAGAAGATTGGCTTTAAAATTCGTGAACATACTTTACGTCGTGTTCCGTACATGCTTGTCTGTGGCGATAAAGAAGTTGAATCAGGCAAAGTGGCGGTTCGTACTCGTCGAGGAAAAGACCTTGGCAGTATCGACGTTAACGAATTTAAAGAAAAGCTTCTGCAAGAAATTAGAAGCAGAAGTCTTCATCAGTTGGAGGAATAA
- the pheM gene encoding pheST operon leader peptide PheM, translated as MLNIAFFRFFFYFSA; from the coding sequence ATGTTAAATATCGCTTTTTTCCGTTTCTTTTTTTACTTTAGCGCCTAA
- a CDS encoding PACE efflux transporter — MFYLKPRPRKLVYAITFETLAILLSTVLLAILSQSQSHNSLPVAIAVSVIALIWNYIFNSFFELIESKLRIKKRTVMVRLTHAISFELGLFFFTIPLYMWWYNVGFIKAISMEVTILVFFFIYTYLFTLVFDKLCPRVYSTENKVV, encoded by the coding sequence GTGTTTTATCTAAAGCCCCGACCTCGTAAGTTGGTCTATGCTATTACCTTTGAGACTCTCGCGATTTTATTAAGCACTGTTTTACTGGCAATATTAAGCCAAAGCCAATCACATAATTCACTGCCCGTTGCAATTGCTGTTTCTGTTATTGCTCTGATTTGGAATTATATTTTTAATTCTTTCTTTGAATTAATTGAGTCGAAATTAAGGATCAAAAAACGCACAGTCATGGTACGACTTACCCATGCAATAAGTTTTGAATTAGGTCTGTTCTTCTTTACCATTCCACTTTATATGTGGTGGTATAATGTAGGCTTTATCAAAGCAATAAGTATGGAAGTCACTATATTAGTGTTCTTCTTTATCTATACCTATTTATTCACACTCGTTTTCGATAAATTATGTCCTCGTGTTTATTCGACAGAAAACAAAGTGGTGTAA
- a CDS encoding AraC family transcriptional regulator, giving the protein MLLPQLHLRCYTQETVSHQHDNLWQIIFGLSGSMEVNFNREDFLISNQNCLIIPPTIHHAFSGNIDNKNLILELPATSQWQLSEKGGQFALSPAAIGLLEWLHQYPQPPDQYSTITRLLLAQMEIQKGWRDSLDAWLANKLHTPLTTHDIASAFNTSASTLQRKMKAEVGVSVMQYVTQQRLSKAAELLKYTSVNIENIALAVGYDSHSAFSQAFRQYFNKSPTEYRQD; this is encoded by the coding sequence TTGTTATTACCTCAATTGCATTTGCGATGTTATACACAAGAGACTGTATCTCATCAGCATGATAATTTATGGCAGATTATTTTTGGGCTTTCGGGTTCGATGGAAGTTAATTTCAATCGAGAAGACTTTCTGATTTCTAATCAAAACTGCTTGATTATCCCTCCAACTATTCATCATGCCTTTTCAGGCAATATAGATAATAAAAATCTTATTCTTGAACTTCCAGCAACCTCGCAATGGCAATTAAGTGAGAAAGGTGGGCAATTTGCATTATCACCGGCAGCAATTGGGTTATTGGAATGGCTACATCAATATCCTCAACCCCCAGATCAATATTCAACGATCACGCGCTTATTACTTGCTCAAATGGAAATACAAAAAGGTTGGCGCGATAGTTTGGATGCTTGGCTAGCGAATAAATTACATACACCATTAACAACACATGATATTGCTTCTGCTTTTAATACATCAGCGAGTACGTTACAGAGAAAAATGAAAGCAGAGGTGGGAGTGTCTGTGATGCAATATGTCACTCAACAGCGACTTAGCAAAGCCGCTGAATTATTAAAATACACATCAGTAAATATTGAAAATATTGCCCTAGCAGTAGGGTATGATTCACACTCTGCATTTAGTCAGGCATTTCGCCAATACTTTAATAAAAGTCCTACTGAATATCGGCAGGATTAA